Proteins from a single region of Stutzerimonas stutzeri:
- a CDS encoding MBOAT family O-acyltransferase, giving the protein MLFNSVEFIAGFLPVVLIGFFVLTGSGRQRLAVIWLTVVSLVFYGWWNPVYVPLLVGSMLVNYLLGGYLRRHPSRLVLGLAVAANVLLLVYYKYTGFLLGTLDAALDLGWRVEDIILPLAISFFTFQQIAYLVDAHDGVVEEHDFANYCLFISFFPQLIAGPITHHGEMLAQFNDRNSFRARIDNLSLGATVFLLGLFKKVVIADTLALKATPVFSLAADGTIPAFFDAWTGALTYTLQIYFDFSGYSDMAIGLALLFGISLPANFNSPFKARNVIDYWSRWHMTLTRFLTAYIYNPIVLRVTRARMAAGKPQPRRGKMTAGTFFALVAYPTVFTMFISGIWHGAGWHFVAFGLLHGFYLVVAHGWRAWKARQGWKLDSDIWWHKAAAVSLTFGCVVVAMVFFRASDVPTAMAILAGMLGLSPISTAMDRSDFVYIAALLVFVWGMPNVQQWMGHFRTALNFQAQPHWTERLLPVSAWRPTAIHGMAIGVLGFFALAIAFSMAPTEFLYFQF; this is encoded by the coding sequence ATGCTTTTCAATTCAGTGGAATTCATCGCCGGATTTCTTCCGGTGGTGTTGATTGGATTCTTCGTGCTGACCGGATCGGGCCGACAGCGGCTCGCGGTGATCTGGCTGACCGTCGTCTCGTTGGTGTTCTACGGCTGGTGGAACCCGGTCTATGTACCGCTGCTGGTCGGCAGCATGCTGGTCAACTATCTGCTCGGTGGCTACCTGCGCCGGCACCCCTCACGCCTGGTGCTCGGGTTGGCGGTCGCGGCCAACGTGCTGCTGCTGGTCTACTACAAGTACACCGGTTTTCTACTCGGCACGCTGGATGCGGCGCTGGATCTCGGTTGGCGGGTGGAAGACATCATCCTGCCGCTGGCGATCTCCTTCTTCACCTTCCAGCAGATCGCCTACCTGGTCGATGCCCATGATGGCGTGGTGGAAGAACACGACTTCGCCAACTATTGCCTGTTCATCAGCTTCTTTCCGCAGCTGATCGCAGGGCCGATCACCCACCACGGCGAGATGCTTGCGCAGTTCAACGACCGCAACAGCTTCCGCGCGCGCATCGACAACCTGTCGCTGGGCGCCACGGTGTTTCTGCTCGGCCTGTTCAAGAAGGTGGTGATCGCCGACACCCTCGCGCTAAAAGCCACGCCGGTCTTCAGCCTGGCCGCCGACGGCACCATCCCGGCGTTCTTCGATGCCTGGACCGGCGCGCTGACCTACACACTGCAGATCTACTTCGACTTCTCCGGCTACAGCGACATGGCCATCGGCCTGGCGCTGCTGTTCGGCATCAGCCTGCCGGCCAACTTCAACAGCCCGTTCAAGGCGCGCAACGTCATCGACTACTGGTCGCGCTGGCACATGACGTTGACGCGTTTTCTCACGGCCTACATCTACAACCCTATCGTGCTGCGCGTGACCCGCGCGCGCATGGCGGCCGGCAAGCCGCAGCCGCGACGGGGCAAGATGACCGCCGGCACCTTCTTCGCACTGGTTGCCTACCCCACCGTGTTCACCATGTTCATCTCCGGCATCTGGCACGGCGCCGGCTGGCACTTCGTCGCCTTCGGCCTGCTGCATGGCTTCTATCTGGTGGTCGCCCACGGCTGGCGTGCCTGGAAGGCACGTCAGGGCTGGAAGCTGGACAGCGACATCTGGTGGCACAAGGCGGCGGCCGTCTCCCTGACCTTTGGCTGCGTGGTGGTGGCTATGGTGTTCTTCCGCGCCAGCGACGTGCCGACCGCCATGGCGATCCTCGCCGGCATGCTCGGCCTGAGCCCGATCAGCACGGCGATGGATCGCTCCGACTTCGTCTATATCGCCGCATTGCTGGTGTTCGTCTGGGGCATGCCGAACGTGCAGCAGTGGATGGGCCATTTCCGAACCGCGCTCAACTTCCAGGCCCAGCCGCACTGGACCGAGCGGTTGCTGCCGGTCAGCGCCTGGCGCCCGACGGCAATCCACGGCATGGCGATTGGTGTGCTCGGTTTCTTCGCCCTGGCGATCGCCTTTTCCATGGCGCCGACCGAATTCCTCTACTTCCAGTTCTGA